One genomic region from Bacillota bacterium encodes:
- a CDS encoding ATP-binding cassette domain-containing protein: protein MKHPTDSGSPLLQVIELVKHFPITKGFLRRQVGAVRAVDGVSFFINEGETLGLVGESGCGKTTTGRCILRAIEPTSGQILFTTTSGQRVDVATLDGQSLRAVRREMQMIFQDPYSSLSPRMTVRDIVAEPLMVNRVLSGKALNERVADLLQQVGLPPEYMTRYPHAFSGGERQRIGVARALALNPRLIVADEPVSALDVSVQAQILNLLQDLQNQLHLAYLFVAHDLSVVEHISSRVAVMYVGKIVEMARTEELFGSPKHPYTEALLSAVPKPDPRRRSKRILLQGEVADASNVPSGCYFHPRCRYAVDHCVKESPVLEEVTAGHFVSCHRARELSLEGVPM from the coding sequence ATGAAACATCCAACTGACAGCGGCTCTCCCCTCTTGCAGGTAATAGAGCTGGTAAAACACTTTCCGATCACGAAGGGGTTTCTCAGAAGGCAAGTGGGGGCTGTTCGGGCGGTAGATGGCGTGAGCTTCTTCATCAACGAGGGAGAGACACTTGGGCTAGTCGGCGAGAGCGGTTGCGGCAAGACGACCACCGGACGCTGTATCCTTCGAGCTATTGAGCCGACCAGTGGTCAGATTCTCTTTACAACGACGAGTGGGCAGCGGGTCGATGTAGCGACCCTGGACGGGCAGTCCCTTCGAGCCGTGCGTCGTGAGATGCAGATGATCTTCCAGGACCCATACTCGTCGCTTAGTCCGCGCATGACAGTGCGCGATATAGTGGCCGAGCCCTTGATGGTGAACCGTGTCCTGTCAGGCAAGGCACTGAACGAACGGGTAGCTGATCTCTTACAGCAGGTTGGCCTGCCTCCGGAGTACATGACGCGCTATCCCCACGCGTTCAGCGGAGGCGAGCGGCAGCGCATCGGCGTCGCCCGTGCCCTAGCGCTGAATCCCCGCCTGATCGTCGCCGACGAGCCTGTGTCGGCGCTGGACGTGTCAGTTCAGGCGCAGATACTGAACCTCCTGCAAGATTTGCAGAACCAACTGCACCTAGCTTACCTGTTTGTGGCCCACGATCTGAGTGTCGTCGAGCACATCAGCAGTCGAGTGGCAGTGATGTACGTAGGCAAGATCGTGGAGATGGCCAGGACGGAAGAGTTGTTCGGCAGCCCAAAGCACCCGTACACAGAGGCCCTCCTTTCGGCCGTACCGAAACCCGACCCCCGGCGCAGGTCGAAGCGCATCCTGCTCCAGGGCGAGGTTGCCGATGCGAGCAACGTGCCCTCTGGCTGCTACTTCCATCCGCGTTGCCGCTACGCCGTCGACCACTGTGTAAAGGAGAGTCCCGTCTTGGAGGAGGTTACCGCCGGCCACTTTGTGAGTTGCCACCGCGCGCGCGAACTATCGCTTGAAGGCGTGCCGATGTAG
- a CDS encoding ABC transporter ATP-binding protein yields the protein MTGQHLLLEIRDLRTYYYLHEGTVKAVDGVSFCVPRHSTVGVVGESGCGKTVMARSVLQILDRGGRIIAGSMVFHRQRPGTGNSESAIEDEIDLARLHPRGKQMRAIRGAEIAMIFQEPMSAFSPVHTIGRQLTEAITLHRKVTRPEARELAIATLRDVNIPRPEQCFDAHPHQLSGGMRQRAMIAMALCCRPSLLIADEPTTAIDVTTQAQVLDLLRRLQEEYGMSIMLITHDLGVIAEMADHVVVMYLGRVVEQGPVDEIFHDPKHPYTRSLLQSIPKLGPKLRGKLQTIAGSIPSPYDRPPGCTFHPRCPSFMPGVCDNQEPRAVDLDSRRSVSCLLYRGGSA from the coding sequence ATGACAGGCCAACACCTGTTGCTCGAGATAAGAGATCTCAGGACGTACTACTACCTGCACGAAGGTACGGTCAAGGCGGTCGACGGTGTGTCCTTTTGCGTTCCTCGCCATAGCACTGTTGGCGTCGTAGGCGAGAGCGGATGTGGCAAGACTGTCATGGCGCGTTCAGTGCTGCAGATCCTGGACCGCGGAGGACGCATCATCGCCGGTTCTATGGTCTTCCATCGTCAGCGCCCTGGAACCGGGAATAGCGAGAGTGCAATCGAGGATGAGATCGATCTGGCCCGCCTGCATCCTCGCGGAAAGCAGATGCGCGCCATACGCGGTGCAGAGATCGCCATGATCTTCCAGGAACCGATGAGTGCCTTTAGCCCCGTACACACTATTGGCCGCCAGCTCACGGAAGCTATCACCCTCCATCGCAAAGTCACTAGGCCGGAGGCGAGGGAACTCGCTATCGCGACGCTCCGTGACGTGAACATTCCCCGCCCCGAACAGTGTTTCGACGCACACCCGCACCAGTTGAGTGGTGGTATGCGCCAGCGCGCTATGATCGCCATGGCGCTGTGCTGTCGTCCGTCGTTGCTCATTGCTGACGAACCAACCACGGCTATCGACGTGACTACCCAGGCGCAGGTCCTGGATCTCTTGCGCCGCCTGCAGGAAGAGTATGGCATGTCAATCATGCTCATAACGCATGACCTGGGCGTGATCGCCGAGATGGCCGACCATGTAGTAGTGATGTACCTAGGCAGAGTCGTGGAGCAAGGCCCGGTGGATGAGATCTTCCATGACCCGAAACATCCCTACACCCGATCTCTGTTGCAGTCCATTCCAAAGCTAGGGCCCAAGTTGCGTGGTAAGCTGCAGACCATTGCCGGGTCGATACCCTCTCCTTACGACCGACCCCCGGGCTGCACTTTTCACCCGCGCTGTCCATCTTTCATGCCCGGCGTATGTGACAATCAGGAGCCCAGGGCGGTGGACCTCGACAGCCGGCGCAGCGTGAGTTGCCTGCTCTACAGGGGAGGGAGCGCATGA